Sequence from the Catenuloplanes indicus genome:
GCGGAACCGTTAGAGGTTACCCCTGGGTTCCGCAGACTTCGAGCTGAGCCGTGCTCGTGTCCTGTACCAGGATGTACTGCACCGTGACCTGCTGACCACCGGAATACGTCAGCTGCGCCGGCATCAGCAGTTCAGTCTGGTACGGGTCGAGTTCGCCCAGCTCGTACGACGAGATCACCGGCCGGCCGTCCATCGAGTCGATGAACTGGCGACGGGTCTGGCCGGCCTGCTCCTGGTCGCACAGGTAGCTGTAGGCGAGCGAGTAGTCCTCGTCCGCGAGCGCGTCGAGGTACTCCCCCACCTGGGCCTGCGCCTGCTCGGTGAGCGCCTGCGTGGTGGTCAGGCCGATGCCGATCGCCGCGATCGTGCCGCCACCGCAGCAGAGCGCCACGACGGCCGCGACGATGCCGACACCGAGCCAGATGCGGCCGGCCCGGCCCTCGACCGGCGGCGCGGGGAACGGCGGCGCCACACCGGGGCCGGGCGGCGGCGGCGACGCGACGCGCGGTGCCGGCTGGGGAGGTGCCGCCTGGGGCGGTGCTGCCTGGGAAGGCGCCGGCTGGGGCGGTGCCGCCTGGGGCGGTGTCGGCTCACCGGGCGTCGGCACGGCGTCGGGTCCGGCGAGGCTCATGGGGTCAACATTAATCGCTCGATCTAGCGATGCGGGTGCGTGGCCCGATCACTGCCGGCCACCCGCACCTCGCCGCCCGGCTCCGCGGTCGCCAGCTCCTCGAACGCGGACGGCTCGTCGATCGACTCGGCCATCAGCGGCACCGCGGCGATCTTGACGTCGAAGTCGCTCAGCGCACGCCGGTAGGAGCCCACCGACTCCCACTCGGTGACCAGGCTCCAGTGCGCCGGGTCGTCCAGCGCGCGGGTGAGCCGTCCGGCCGTGTAGCCCGGCCGCGCGGCCAGTGCCGCGAGTGCCGCGCGCCCCCGCTCCGCGAAGCGGTCGGCCGCGTCCTCGGCCACGACGAAGCGGTTGATGACTAGCACCGGCGGATCCCCTCGGCCGACAATCGAAACCCCCATACGGTACGACGAGAGCGAGATCCCCGTGTCCCGGCTGAACCCGACCGGCGTGTTCCTCGCCACGCTGCTGGTGGTGCTCCTCGGCCTGCTGATCCCCGGCCCGGCCGGCGGCGTGCTCCTGCTGCTGCTCACGGCCGCCGTGATCGCGCTGGCCGCGGCGGTCTGGCGGGCCACCCCGGCGGCGCTGCGCCCGGTCCGGGTCGTGATGATCGCGCTGCTGCTCGCGGCCGCGATCTGGAAGCTGGTCTGATCTCATGCATCCATGCGTCTTTGACAATGATTTCCACACTCCGGACAGTGGAAATCATGTCAAGCAGCAACACCCCCGGCTTCCGGACATCTAAGATATTTCGCCCGCGTCTGGCCGCCGTCGCCGCCACCGCGCTGCTCGGTGCCACGGCGCTGACCGCGTGCGGCGACGACAGTGGCGCGGCCGCGTCGGCCGGCGACAAGCTCGGCGTGGTCGCCGCGTTCTACCCGCTGCAGTTCGTCGCGGAGCGCGTCGGCGGCGACGCGGTCTCCGTCACCAACCTGGTCAAGCCCGGCGCCGAGCCGCACGACCTGGAGCTGAACCCGCAGCAGGTCGGCCAGCTCACGGACGCACAGCTGGTGGTCTACCTGAAGGGCTTCCAGCCGGCCGTGGACGAGGCGATCACGCAGAACAACGCGGCCCGCTCGTTCGACGCGAGCACCGCCGTGCCGCTGCTGTCCGGTTCCGAGCACGCTCACGAGCACGAGGGTGAGGCCGAGGAGGAGCACGCGGAAGAGGAGGAGCACGCGGAAGAGGAGGAGGGCGGCACCGACCCGCACCTCTGGCTCGACCCGACTCGGCTGGCCACGGTCGCGGACGCGGTCGCGGGCAAGCTCGCCGAGGCCGACCCGGACCACGCCGCGGACTACACCGCACGGGCCGCCGCGCTGCGCACCGAGCTGACCGCGCTGGACACTGAGTTCAGCACCGGCCTGCAGACCTGCGAGCGCCGGGAGATCGTGACCAGCCACACCGCGTTCG
This genomic interval carries:
- a CDS encoding antibiotic biosynthesis monooxygenase family protein, with the translated sequence MLVINRFVVAEDAADRFAERGRAALAALAARPGYTAGRLTRALDDPAHWSLVTEWESVGSYRRALSDFDVKIAAVPLMAESIDEPSAFEELATAEPGGEVRVAGSDRATHPHR
- a CDS encoding metal ABC transporter substrate-binding protein; protein product: MSSSNTPGFRTSKIFRPRLAAVAATALLGATALTACGDDSGAAASAGDKLGVVAAFYPLQFVAERVGGDAVSVTNLVKPGAEPHDLELNPQQVGQLTDAQLVVYLKGFQPAVDEAITQNNAARSFDASTAVPLLSGSEHAHEHEGEAEEEHAEEEEHAEEEEGGTDPHLWLDPTRLATVADAVAGKLAEADPDHAADYTARAAALRTELTALDTEFSTGLQTCERREIVTSHTAFAYLADRYKLEQIGISGISTEDEPSPQRLAEVAAEAKEHGATTIFFETLVSPKLAETIAQEVGAKAEVLDPLEGLADGATGDYFTVMRTNLASLKTALSCS